From the genome of Streptacidiphilus sp. PB12-B1b:
GCGGCACCAGCAGGACGACCACGTCGGCGGCGGGCAGAAGCTCGGGAAGCTCGTCGAGGGCGTGCACCGGCCCGTGGGGCGCGCTGCGCGCACTGCGCGCCACCCGGACGATGTCGCACTCGAAGGGCCGCAGCCGCTCCTCCAGCGCCGCGCCGATGGAGCCGTAGCCGACGATCAGCACGGTGCGGTCGGCCAGCGCCGGGTGGAACTTCTGCTGCCAGTCCCCGGTGTCCTGTCGGCGCACGGCCTGCGGGATGCCGCGCAGCGAGGCCAGCACCAGGGTCGCGGCCAGCTCGGCGGTGCTGGCGTCGTGCAGCCCCCGGGCGTTGTGCACGGCCACCCCGGCGGGCACGTGCGGCAGCACGTCGTCCACCCCGGCAGTGAGGGTCTGCACCACCCGCAGCGCGGGCAGCCGGGCCAGCAGCGGCAGGGAGGCGCCGCCGGTCAGGTAGGGCAGGCAGAAGAACTCGACGCCGTCCAGCACCTCCTGCGGGGGCGGCGGGGCGACGCCGTCCCAGACGGCGGCGTCCAGGTCGGCGGGCAGGCCGCCGATCTGCTCGGGCGGATAGGGCAGCAGGTAACGGGTCATGGCAGCGAGGCTACGGTGCCGCACCGGCCGTCCGGTACGCCGCCCGACGGGCGCGCCGTCAGGCCGGGACCAGCCGCAGCCGGTGCGCCATGGCGGCGGCCTCGCCCCGGCCGGCCACCTCCAGCTTCGCCAGGATGTTGGAGACGTGGACGCTGGCCGTCTTCGGCGAGATGAACAGCTCCTGCGCGATCTGCCGGTTGGTGCGCCCCAGCGCGACCAGCCGCAGCACGTCCCGCTCCCGGGGGGTGAGCCCGAACACCGCGGGTTCCGGCTCCGGGCCGCCCTGCGGCTGCGGTCCGGCGGGCCCGTCGGCGGGGCGCAGCCGGGCGCGTTCGGCGAGCAGCGCGGCCTCGCGCCGGGTGCGGACGTCGCCGTGCCGGGCGGCCTGGGCCTGCGCCCGGTGCAGCAGCCCGGCCGCGGCGGCGCGGTCGCCCCGGGCGGCCTCGGCCTCGGCGGCCCGCAGCAGCGCCAGGTCCAGCGGGTAGGGCAGGCCGGTGGCCTCCAGCGCCTCGGCCGCCGCCCGGTAGGTCTCGGGCTCCGACCGGCCGTCGGCGCGGGCGAGTTCGGCGTCCAGCAGCAGCGACCAGCCGCGCTCCAGCGGCAGGGTGCGGCGCAGTCCGGCGGCGGCGCCGCGGATCCGGGCCAGTACCTCCGGGCGGCCGTCGGCGGCCGCGGGCAGGCCGTAGCCGTCGGCCTCGGCGGCGGCGCCGTGCACCAGCAGCGGCCAGACGTAGCGGGACTTGCCCCGGGGGAAGGCCGCGCCGAGCTGCCGCAGCAGCTCCGCGCGGGCGTCCTGGAACCGCCCCTCGGCGACGGCCA
Proteins encoded in this window:
- a CDS encoding 2-hydroxyacid dehydrogenase, producing the protein MTRYLLPYPPEQIGGLPADLDAAVWDGVAPPPPQEVLDGVEFFCLPYLTGGASLPLLARLPALRVVQTLTAGVDDVLPHVPAGVAVHNARGLHDASTAELAATLVLASLRGIPQAVRRQDTGDWQQKFHPALADRTVLIVGYGSIGAALEERLRPFECDIVRVARSARSAPHGPVHALDELPELLPAADVVVLLVPLTEQSRGLADAGFLARMKDGALLVNVARGPIVRTDALLAELRSGRLRAALDVTDPEPLPPGHPLWHAPNVLITPHVGGPSSAFLPRALRLLRAQLLRHLAGEPLANAVAAG